TATGCGGCCAAAGACCGGAATAATTCGGAAATCCGCCAAAATCTTTCAGCTTATTTCTGGGACCAGGTCACGAACAAGCTCCGCGTACGAGTTTCCGAAACCCTTGAGCGTACCGAACTTCCCTACACACTGAAAGAACCCGTTTTCCGGCGTACTCGAACCATCCCTTCGAGGCCCGAACCATCCGAAGGAACCCCTGTGGAAATCCAGGAACCCATTGTAGAACGGCGTCCGGACAGAACCATTCGCCGCAATCGGGAACCCTACACCGAAAGCCTGACAGCCCTGACAGCCGATTATCGTTTTGGAAAACGCGATCGCTTGACGGCTTCTTATGTTTTCGGCCTTTTGGACAATGATGATCCAAAGGTGGAAGACAATCGGCGCCATAGCCCAGCCCTTGCCGTGACCCTGTGGCCATGGGACCATTACGGCATCGATGCGGGGCTCCGTTATGACCGAGGGGACTATTCCGGCAAGACGGATTATACCAACGACTACGAAGCCCATCTGCGGTTTCTTCGCGAATTTTCCCCGCACTTGAACGGCTTCATCGGTTATCGACATACAGTTTCCGATACTTTCGGCGGTGAAAAAGACTATCAGGTGTATGAACCGTTCCTAGGAGTGGATTGGGAACCGTCAAAAGATTTCTTTGCAAGCCTTAGTGTGGGGTATTTCTACAAGAAGAACGAAATCGGTTCCGACGACAGCGGCCCCACAGTTTCTGGAGACCTGGGGAAGACTTGGCGTTTTCGCCGTGGAGCCGTTCGAATTTCGGGGGGTACGGGATACGAACAGAGTTACGGAGGGGCGGAGAATCTGGGATTTACCGTTTACTACCAGGCTATGATCGCCGGCAATTACGCCCTCACCAAGCGCATCGATTCCTTTGGATCCTTTTCGGTGGTGCGAAACGAATACCTGGACGAAGATCCGGAACGAGACGACAACGTCTATACCTTAGCGGCAGGCCTTCGATACCGCATGCTTCGCTGGCTTTACCTCAACATGACCTATTCCCATAAGAAACTGGATTCCAACCTCAACGAAAACGATTATCGAGAAAACCGTGTGGTCATGAGTGTCAGTTTGGTTCCGGAACACGGAATACGTTTTAAATAGTCACGCAAAGCTTTTCACGCATCTTCAAACCAACACGGCCCGAAGCGAGGCCCTTGAGCTTTCGATTCGAAACAAACGCGGTTATGCGCATTTCCCTTTTTCAAAGGAGATCCCCCTGAAACCCGAAGCCCCACACCCTACGAAGAATGAAACGTGCGCCGAGGGAGCCACGCCCCCAACGGAAAACTCCAATCGGGTCGAGGTCAAAGAAAACCAAGCGGTGGAAGGCTGTTCCCCAATGAAGGCAGGCGTTGATTTTCCTGAGAGAGGGAGTGACGCTCCTGCAGAAAAAGCGACCCCAGGGCCCGCCCTTGAAGGGGAAAAGGCGTTCTCGAACAAGCTTCCAGAGGGTGGTGCCGGTCATCTACGCCCATGGCTTCTGTGCACCCTGTTTCTAATTTGTGCCTTGCTTATTCAAACCATAGGTCATGGAAAACCTGTGCCTTTGCCGCGGCCTTTGAGTGATTTTCCGCGTTCCGTGGGACCCTG
The nucleotide sequence above comes from Desulfosoma sp.. Encoded proteins:
- a CDS encoding outer membrane beta-barrel protein, with protein sequence MKNPRCAVLLLVGMILHAGPLFADSIQTLEPRLTISEEYTDNVDLDRSDPREEWTTVISPGIDYSVLWKTRGLHLSYSPGFAYAAKDRNNSEIRQNLSAYFWDQVTNKLRVRVSETLERTELPYTLKEPVFRRTRTIPSRPEPSEGTPVEIQEPIVERRPDRTIRRNREPYTESLTALTADYRFGKRDRLTASYVFGLLDNDDPKVEDNRRHSPALAVTLWPWDHYGIDAGLRYDRGDYSGKTDYTNDYEAHLRFLREFSPHLNGFIGYRHTVSDTFGGEKDYQVYEPFLGVDWEPSKDFFASLSVGYFYKKNEIGSDDSGPTVSGDLGKTWRFRRGAVRISGGTGYEQSYGGAENLGFTVYYQAMIAGNYALTKRIDSFGSFSVVRNEYLDEDPERDDNVYTLAAGLRYRMLRWLYLNMTYSHKKLDSNLNENDYRENRVVMSVSLVPEHGIRFK